The Populus trichocarpa isolate Nisqually-1 chromosome 2, P.trichocarpa_v4.1, whole genome shotgun sequence genome has a window encoding:
- the LOC112326444 gene encoding LOW QUALITY PROTEIN: NADH-ubiquinone oxidoreductase chain 2 (The sequence of the model RefSeq protein was modified relative to this genomic sequence to represent the inferred CDS: inserted 2 bases in 2 codons), with product MIYGSTKATLFDQLAKILTGYEGARSSGIFMGILSIDVGFLFKITAVPFYMWAPDIYEGSPTSVTAFLFIAPKIFISANISCVSIYGSYGATLQQIFXFCSIASMILGALAAMAQMKVKRPLAHSSIGHVGYIRTGFSCGTIEGIQSLLIGIFIYALMTIDAFAIVSALRQTRVKYITDLGALAKTNPISAITFSITMFSYAGIPPLFGFCSKFYLFFAALGCGAYFLXPVGVVTGVIGRWAAGRLPRVSQFWGSKAVLRASDT from the exons ATGATCTATGGGTCTACTAAAGCTACCCTCTTCGATCAATTAGCCAAGATTTTGACCGGATACGAAGGTGCTCGATCTAGTGGTATTTTTATGGGGATTCTTTCTATCGATGTAGGATTTCTATTCAAGATCACTGCAGTTCCTTTC TATATGTGGGCTCCTGATATCTATGAGGGTTCACCCACCTCGGTTACAGCATTCCTTTTTATTGCGCCTAAAATCTTTATTTCTGCTAATATTTCATGTGTTTCTATTTATGGTTCCTATGGAGCTACATTGCAACAAATCT TTTTTTGCAGCATTGCTTCTATGATCTTAGGAGCACTGGCCGCCATGGCCCAAATGAAAGTCAAAAGACCTCTAGCTCATAGTTCAATTGGACATGTAGGTTATATTCGTACTGGTTTCTCATGTGGAACCATAGAAGGAATTCAATCACTACTAATTGGTATCTTTATTTATGCATTAATGACGATAGATGCATTCGCCATAGTTTCAGCATTACGACAAACCCGTGTCAAATATATAACGGATTTAGGCGCTCTAGCCAAAACGAATCCTATTTCAGCTATTACCTTCTCTATTACTATGTTTTCATATGCAGGAATACCCCCGTTATTCGGCTTTTGTAGCAAATTCTATTTGTTCTTCGCCGCTTTGGGTTGTGGGGCTTACTTCC GCCCAGTGGGAGTAGTGACTGGCGTTATAGGTCGTTGGGCGGCTGGAAGGTTGCCACGAGTAAGTCAGTTTTGGGGATCGAAGGCAGTTCTCCGTGCATCAGACACGTAG